The Apus apus isolate bApuApu2 chromosome 8, bApuApu2.pri.cur, whole genome shotgun sequence genome has a window encoding:
- the CCDC39 gene encoding coiled-coil domain-containing protein 39: MESVGRGSIASVLAELHWDDGFAVPVANAENKALEEELQKMQKEKADMQNELTDCEEQIEAMTSHLKNVRQEISFFQSLYKAKENEIETEQHLKALAEREHGRLKSEIKRLEDEIVSLREKKTSQENTVKESTKKLENLKEQMNCDEQVLESWIKEMNSKDNDTMAIQKYTRQDEGKLRALTLQVEKLTTQANQKRRALDRELTETITAQMELDRTAEDLRQAHQERQEVIRQWENTIQQMQKRDQQIDHCALLIAEIKQEIRNKEIVLKEKTSFLVNETLNNLEYEKKISLAEREAARLRNEYQKQDSYRVQLQDELDALKSTMDRTTSELEASRTQVTNLKKEIQKKQTRLSFLKETNASLANKLKLVTEETLSAEDKALRMEEIVMERQKIVKEKEKELHQLKEALSKKTQEFKEQKEKEKCVAAEIEGQRRAMKNLKSQLQRLDVDALKQQELIYNQDIYIQQVQRRLSRLEGEVNADEKQILEAKIAELKKALQEKKNTCDLLKAQHRKLQSDVNLIKREMAKTGEEKDGLTTKIKELELFNDRSDKELKKAKATKQEMMVEENLLKLELNRLQDILRDKAEKVQTVEKQKLELNKAIAQRTEEIRIHKAMLDSQIRLEEREVQHIRAKLQDRLSKIDRLKCRYKVLTAGLMPPEEEEEPPIYYLKKAAREKEILQCKRLDLDTKICKAKKEIVALENTLCIINNCNSNYRNSFKAVAETSEEYKEILKLEEEKRAVDEEHRNKQRRIRELQEDIQSMERNVDLVLKKKALLQEQNKEKQALVLQLNKDIEEQKLKLERAIKQCSRLSREIRSLKKTKTETQEERDIDLRDLKSFKKNIDKLLAEVLEANPDLITPFQMYFKQANLELPRVASAGSSRSSRAPSTHGSGASTPSCRSTRSGSSQTSLKVINLSLPTSPEAAAVGSEPPSKASTSAVYECKK, from the exons ATGGAGAGCGTGGGCAGGGGCTCCATCGCCTCCGTGCTGGCCGAGCTCCACTGGGACGATGGCTTCGCCGTCCCCGTGGCCAACGCGGAGAACAAGGCGCTGGAGGAGGAA CTGCAGaagatgcaaaaagaaaaagcagacatGCAGAATGAGTTGACTGACTGTGAAGAGCAAATAGAAGCAATGACATCTCATTTGAAAAACGTCAGACAAGAGATAAGCTTCTTTCAG TCTCTTTACAAAGCCAAAGAGAATGAAATTGAAACTGAACAACACTTAAAAGCCCTTGCTGAGAGAGAACATGGACGTCTCAAAAGTGAGATTAAACGACTAGAAGATGAAATCGTTTCcttaagagaaaagaaaaccagtcaAGAA AATACTGTAAAAGAATCCACGAAGAAATTGGAAAACTTAAAAGAACAGATGAACTGTGATGAGCAAGTTCTGGAGAGCTGGATAAAGGAAATGAATTCTAAAGACAATGATACTATGGCAATCCAGAAGTACACACGACAAGATGAAGGGAAACTAAGA GCATTAACCCTTCAAGTTGAAAAGTTGACCACGCAAGCAAACCAGAAGCGCAGAGCTCTTGATAGGGAGCTCACAGAAACCATAACAGCTCAG ATGGAGCTTGACAGGACAGCTGAAGATCTCCGCCAAGCTCATCAGGAAAGGCAAGAAGTCATCAGGCAGTGGGAGAACACAATACAGCAGATGCAAAAAAGAGATCAACAGATTGATCACTGTGCTTTG CTCATAGCAGAGATAAAACAGGAGATCAGGAATAAAGAAATTGTGCTGAAAGAGAAGACTTCCTTTTTGGTAAATGAAACTCTTAATAATCTggaatatgaaaagaaaatttctttgGCTGAGCGGGAAGCTGCCCGGCTCCGAAATGAGTATCAGAAACAGGATTCTTACAGAGTTCAGCTGCAGGATGAG CTGGATGCTTTGAAATCCACCATGGACAGAACTACTTCTGAACTAGAGGCTTCGAGAACACAAGTAACAaatctgaagaaagaaattcagaaaaaacaaaccag ATTAAGCtttcttaaagaaacaaatgcaagtcTTGCCAATAAACTGAAGCTTGTGACTGAGGAGACACTCAGTGCAGAAGACAAAGCTTTGAGGATGGAAGAAATAGtaatggaaagacaaaaaattgTGAAG gaaaaagaaaaagaactacACCAGTTAAAAGAAGCACTTTCCAAGAAGACTCAAGAGTTcaaggagcagaaagaaaaggagaagtgTGTTGCAGCAGAAATTGAGGGACAGCGAAGAGCAATGAAAAATCTGAAGAGTCAACTGCAGCGACTTGATGTAGATGCATTAAAACAACAAGAATTAATATATAACCAG GATATTTATATTCAGCAAGTGCAGAGACGGCTGTCACGGTTAGAAGGGGAGGTTAATGctgatgaaaaacaaattttggaAGCAAAAATTGCTGAACTTAAGAAAGCCttacaagagaagaaaaatacttgtgaTCTTTTAAAAGCGCAGCACAGGAAACTTCAG AGTGATGTCAATTTAATCAAGAGAGAAATGGCTaagacaggagaagaaaaggatggCTTAACGACCAAGATAAAGGAACTAGAACTCTTCAATGACAGATCAGATAAGGAGTTAAAAAAAGCTAAAGCCACTAAGCAG GAGATGATGGTTGAAGAGAATCTCTTAAAACTAGAGTTGAACCGTCTTCAAGATATTCTGCGTGACAAGGCAGAGAAAGTTCAgacagtggaaaaacaaaagttgGAGTTAAATAAAGCCATAGCACAAAGAACTGAGGAAATTAGGATTCATAAGGCAATGCTGGATTCCCAGATAAGACTTGAGGAGCGGGAAGTGCAACACATACG TGCTAAACTTCAAGATCGCCTAAGTAAAATTGATAGACTGAAATGCAGGTACAAAGTTCTTACTGCTGGCTTGATGCcacctgaagaagaggaagaaccTCCTATCTACTATCTAAAGAAG gCTGCACgggaaaaggaaatacttcaATGTAAACGTCTTGATTTAGATACAAAGATCTGCAAagctaaaaaagaaattgtagcTCTGGAAAATACTTTGTGCATTATTAATAACTGCAACAGCAATTACCGAAACTCTTTCAAGGCAGTCGCTGAGACAA GTGAGGAGTATAAGGAAATACTAAAActagaggaggagaaaagggctGTTGATGAAGAACACAGAAACAAGCAAAGACGGATCAGGGAACTTCAGGAAGATATCCAG AGCATGGAAAGAAATGTTGATCTAGTACTGAAGAAGAAGGCCCTTCTCCAagagcaaaacaaggaaaaacaagcTCTTGTTTTGCAGCTGAACAAAGACATTGAAGAACAGAAGCTAAAACTAGAAAGGGCTATAAAACAG TGTTCCAGACTATCCAGAGAAATTCGGTCTCTGAAGAAAACTAAAACAGAAACTCAGGAAGAAAGAGACATTGATCTTCGTGACTTGAAGAGCTTCAAAAAAAACATCGATAAATTGTTAGCTGAGGTTCTAGAAGCAAATCCTGATTTAATTACACCCTTTCAAATGTACTTTAAACAG GCCAATTTAGAGCTTCCTAGAGTTGCTTCTGCTGGTAGTAGTCGAAGTTCTCGAGCACCATCCACACACGGCTCAGGAGCTTCTACCCC atcCTGCAGAAGCACAAGGTCAGGCTCTAGTCAGACTTCACTCAAAGTCATAAATCTGAGCTTGCCTACCAGccctgaagcagctgctgttggcTCAGAGCCACCCAGCAAAGCAAGCACCTCTGCTGTTTATGAATGCAAAAAATAG
- the TTC14 gene encoding tetratricopeptide repeat protein 14, with the protein MDRELLRQALSYHGPALLSLLRAEQHDNPDFRGLLPPPGAALEPPRGAPHPPAAWKETSGIDTEIKRFIARKADLLFAHAWRPNGPFCDAIEEHEEYYAVMPPLERFLDVPREDRRELFFRDIERGDIVFGRITSIREFGFFMVLICLGSGIIREISDLEISALCPLRDVPPQSNHGDPLSYYQNGDLIRAAIKDVDRYHEKLTVSLYSSALPPNFSSTKLGVVTSDDLPLHYRRSMEVANTGETFEEVLHRSPGFANPSLVEYLAEKLGLSESNPPSLLRSLQIKNFSEEDYAPALRKKQSASWALKCVKAGVDYFKVGRHVEAMNEYNKALEIDPQNVEALVARGALYATKGSLNKAIGDFEIALENCPTHRNARKYLCQTLVERGGQLEEEDKLVNAENYYKKALSLDETFQEAQEALTKLRKHMQKSLEMREKQAAKEARQKEKKVETSAEKLRKLLKEEKRLKKKRKVSTSSSSSSSSSSSSDSSSDVSNSSSSSSSSAHKKCKKKHRKRSASAHSSKKYSSRASSHYKDQIKKEEWYSPPADTSASFLNQNFEVEKLLERQDSLVCPKKEVKEKDRHYSFSRTSGDDEDTFGGRSEDSRDSYSSSRTLPSSSKTEKYGKTDRFFSSQRGSLGSYHKSDYKPRTRYFRTSERDEEWRKEPFKKHGLGQDRYSVSPAGSDYSGKSVGKHRSYSSTCIREGEKSDDCGRHVLNQHKNESEYKSRKRSYEETPKTKEPDEEVSCNDTAEPESGIKRNLPQNLVNIFNQIAEFEREKGSKQKKQ; encoded by the exons atGGACCGGGAGCTGCTGCGGCAGGCGCTGAGCTACCACGGCCCCGcgctgctctccctgctccgCGCCGAGCAGCACGACAACCCCGACTTCCGCGGactgctgccgccgccggggGCTGCCCTCGAGCCGCCCCGCGGGGCCCCGCACCCGCCGGCCGCCTG gAAAGAGACGTCGGGCATTGACACCGAGATAAAGCGCTTCATTGCCAGGAAGGCTGACCTGCTCTTTGCCCACGCCTGGAGGCCCAACGGGCCGTTCTGCGACGCCATCGAGGAGCATGAGG AGTATTACGCTGTCATGCCTCCCCTGGAACGGTTCCTGGATGTTCCCAGGGAAGACAGGAGAGAACTGTTTTTTCGGGACATCGAGCGCGGCGATATCGTGTTTGGGAGGATTACTTCTATCCGTGAATTTGGCTTCTTCATGGTGCTCATTTGCCTGGGAAGTGGCATCATACGGGAGATATCAGATTTGGAAATCAGT GCTCTTTGTCCCTTGAGAGATGTTCCTCCTCAAAGCAACCATGGAGATCCTTTATCTTATTATCAAAATGGGGACCTTATTCGAG CTGCAATCAAGGATGTTGATCGTTACCATGAGAAGCTCACGGTGTCACTTtacagctcagctcttccacCCAATTTTTCCAGTACAAAACTGGGTGTAGTTACTTCTGATGACCTCCCGTTACATTATAG GCGAAGCATGGAAGTTGCTAACACAGGAGAGACATTTGAAGAGGTTTTGCATCGTTCCCCGGGCTTCGCTAATCCGTCATTAGTTGAATATCTAGCAGAAAAACTAGGACTAAGTGAATCAAATCCACCCTCTTTGCTGAGAAGCCTTCAAAT taaAAACTTCAGTGAAGAAGATTATGCCCCTGCATTGAGGAAAAAGCAATCTGCATCCTGGGCCTTGAAATG tGTGAAGGCTGGGGTTGATTATTTTAAGGTTGGGCGCCATGTGGAAGCCATGAATGAGTACAACAAGGCTTTGGAAATTGATCCACAAAACGTTGAAGCTTTGGTAGCACGTGGAGCTCT ATATGCAACAAAAGGAAGTCTGAACAAAGCTATAGGTGATTTTGAAATTGCTTTAGAAAACTGTCCTACCCatagaaatgcaagaaaataccTCTGTCAGACACTTGTGGAAAGAGGCGGACA gttggaagaggAAGACAAACTAGTAAATGCTGAGAATTACTATAAAAAAGCCTTAAGTTTGGATGAGACATTTCAGGAAGCACAAGAGGCCTTAACAAAGCTCCGTAAGCACATGCAG aaatctttggAAATGAGGGAGAAACAAGCTGCCAAAGaagcaagacagaaagaaaagaaagtagaaACAAGTGCAGAAAAATTGCGTAAGctcttaaaagaagaaaaaag gttgaagaagaaaaggaaagtttcaacttcctcctcttcatcatcatcatcatcatcatcaagtGATTCTTCATCAGATGTCTCaaattcttcttcctcctcctcttcctcagctcacaagaaatgtaagaaaaagcaTCGGAAGAGATCTGCGTCTGCTCACAGCTCCAAGAAATACTCATCTAGAGCTTCTTCTCATTATAAAGATCAGATAAAGAAAGAGGAGTGGTATTCGCCTCCGGCTGATACCTCTGCTTCCTTTCTTAACCAAaattttgaagtggaaaaacTGCTGGAAAGGCAGGACAGCTTAGTGTGTCCCAAAAAAGAGgtaaaagagaaagacagacacTATTCTTTTTCAAGGACTTCAGGTGATGATGAAGACACTTTTGGAGGTAGGTCTGAAGATTCAAGAGATTCTTACAGTAGCTCTAGAACTCTGCCAAGTAgtagcaaaactgaaaaatatggTAAGACAGATAGATTTTTCTCCAGTCAGAGAGGATCTTTGGGTTCTTATCATAAATCAGATTATAAACCCAGGACACGTTATTTTAGGACATCAGAAAGGGATGAAGAGTGGAGAAAAgagccatttaaaaaacatgGTTTAGGTCAAGACAGGTATTCTGTGTCTCCAGCAGGGTCTGACTATTCTGGCAAGTCAGTGGGAAAGCACAGATCATATTCTAGTACCTGCATACGTGAAGGTGAGAAAAGTGATGATTGTGGTAGGCACGTGTTAAATCAGCACAAAAATGAAAGTGAGTATAAGAGTAGGAAAAGAAGTTATGAGGAGACACCTAAAACAAAGGAACCAGATGAAGAAGTGTCTTGTAATGACACAGCAGAACCAGAAAGTGGCATTAAAAGAAACTTGCCCCAAAACTTAGTTAACATATTCAATCAAATAGCTGAGTTTGAGAGGGAAAAAGGTAGTaagcaaaagaaacagtga